One window of Lytechinus variegatus isolate NC3 chromosome 2, Lvar_3.0, whole genome shotgun sequence genomic DNA carries:
- the LOC121409408 gene encoding sphingomyelin phosphodiesterase 5-like, whose product MLHQKVFNYSFQEKLYSLGFYLLLPWTWNLNQLMALFLRTTDELQDGDAMPCYERVITLIFLVPIMIAIIIISCPFAGLGFALRVIMARFRRPYRFSFKSNPYLINVNNRIWTDLSEKRNFKFAFVDSCLMPEAMARMNNLGQVQYRAKQMATHIVNSQLRPNPKIFIHSPSDGELKQSCIYHSPSTSVLMTPQNISHLAGDEDNVLKFDMNRQYSSRGSVSKDDTLPMRDKDRRRQRRDRSPDPQRSPRMSRTNAGSSKQSPKPPRSQVRKQRELPPQPGGSADVDIPDIVPSRGGPISSPSSPDSVGSTSTVRLQTSQSQYASSVGPSTPGNTIPRTTITHCPMSFCSQSSIRERLGPCEHGISSNFPAHLDFICFQEVFEQRAADRLIKILHNYFSYILYDVGVNSWSVNRFLLNSGLVFGSRYPIVDVVFEYFKESQKEDRFVSKGVLMVKVSS is encoded by the coding sequence ATGCTGCATCAGAAAGTGTTTAACTATTCCTTTCAGGAAAAGCTCTATTCATTAGGGTTCTACCTCCTTTTACCATGGACCTGGAACTTAAATCAACTGATGGCCCTATTTTTGAGGACCACTGACGAGCTCCAGGATGGTGATGCCATGCCATGCTACGAGCGAGTCATCACTCTAATCTTTCTTGTGCCAATCATGATAGCAATCATAATAATTTCCTGCCCCTTTGCAGGGCTTGGGTTTGCCTTAAGGGTCATTATGGCCAGGTTCCGTCGGCCTTATCGTTTCTCCTTCAAAAGCAACCCTTACCTGATTAACGTCAACAATCGAATCTGGACTGACTTATCTGAAAAGAGGAATTTTAAGTTCGCCTTTGTTGACTCATGTCTCATGCCTGAGGCCATGGCAAGGATGAACAATCTTGGCCAGGTGCAGTACAGGGCAAAACAGATGGCCACGCATATTGTCAACTCACAACTGCGACCCAATCCCAAAATATTTATTCACTCACCTTCAGATGGTGAGCTCAAACAATCATGCATCTATCATTCACCAAGTACCTCCGTTTTAATGACGCCTCAGAACATAAGCCACCTTGCAGGAGATGAGGACAATGTTTTGAAATTTGACATGAACAGACAATATTCTTCAAGAGGTAGTGTATCAAAAGACGATACTCTTCCTATGAGGGACAAGGACCGACGTCGCCAACGTAGGGATAGGAGTCCAGATCCCCAACGATCCCCACGAATGTCAAGGACTAATGCAGGAAGCAGTAAACAATCACCAAAGCCACCTCGAAGCCAGGTGAGGAAACAGCGAGAACTTCCACCACAACCTGGTGGATCAGCCGATGTAGACATTCCTGATATTGTGCCAAGTCGTGGTGGTCCTATctcctcaccatcatcaccagaTTCTGTAGGTTCTACATCTACAGTGAGACTCCAGACATCACAGAGTCAGTACGCTTCTTCCGTAGGACCTTCCACACCTGGTAACACCATTCCTAGAACGACCATCACCCACTGTCCCATGTCCTTCTGCAGTCAGAGTAGCATTCGTGAACGTCTTGGACCATGCGAACATGGCATTAGTTCAAACTTCCCTGCCCATCTTGATTTCATCTGCTTTCAAGAGGTCTTCGAGCAAAGAGCAGCAGATCGCTTGATTAAAATTCTTCACAATTACTTTAGCTATATACTGTACGATGTAGGAGTCAATTCTTGGAGTGTAAACCGTTTTCTGCTCAACAGTGGCCTGGTGTTTGGGAGCAGGTACCCCATAGTGGATGtagtatttgaatattttaaggAGAGTCAAAAAGAGGACAGATTTGTTTCCAAGGGAGTTCTTATGGTCAAGGTAAGCTCTTAA